DNA sequence from the Halobacterium sp. DL1 genome:
TCTGGGAATTAGATTCTTCTGAAGATGGGTAGCTTCGATTCTGTTCTGGTCTCTTGGTGGGCTGAACGATGGTGAGCGTCGTGAATATGGTCGGGTCAGGTTCGCTCAATGTTGAGCTTGATCTTGAAACGCTCGCCGAAGAAATCGGACAACCTCAGGCTCAATATAACCCCGACAAGTATCCCGGCATGTATCTTCGATTTGAGGAAGAAGCCCCGCTGATCACCGTCTACAGAACTGGCAAATACATCATTACTGGACCGACTTCAGAGGAAGAGCTGTTCGATCTTCGGGAACGGTTTCTGAGGTTCCTATCCGATATGGACGTCATTGAAAACGCGACTGACGAG
Encoded proteins:
- a CDS encoding TATA-box-binding protein C; its protein translation is MVSVVNMVGSGSLNVELDLETLAEEIGQPQAQYNPDKYPGMYLRFEEEAPLITVYRTGKYIITGPTSEEELFDLRERFLRFLSDMDVIENATDEWFSVQNSVPHKASSASCFCGLSSVSKRLY